CCCCTCGGCCACGGCCAGGCGCAGACGTTCGGCGGCGCGCAGGGCGCTCTCCTCGTCGAGGCGCGGGAGCAGCACGACGAACTCCTCCCCGCCGAAGCGGAAGACGAGGTCGACGCGGCGCAGCGTGCGCTGCAGGAGGCCGCCGAACTCGCGCAGCACGCCATCGCCGGCCTCATGGCCGTGCCGATCGTTGATCTGCTTGAAGTCGTCCAGATCGACGACGAGCATCGCCAGCGACTCGCTGTTGCGCGTGGCGCGCTCCACTTCGACCGGCAGCTGCAGGTCGAGGAAGCTGCGGTTGTAGACCTGCGTCAGCCCGTCGACGTAGACGACGCCGGCCAGCACGCGGTGGTTGTGGACCAGCTCCGAGAGCGCCTCGCCGAGCAGGCCGAGTTCGGCCGGCAGGCTGGCCGGCAAGGGACCCGGCGGCAGGCGCAACTCGAGCAGTCCCCAGGGCAGGCTGCCGTCCTCGCTCGGCAGGCGCAGGGGCAGGAGCAGCCAGTGCCCCTCCCGGGTCGCCGCGCCCGCCGCCGGGAAGCTGCCCTGCCCCGGCGCATCGGCGGCCAGGGCGAGCAGCCCGCTCCCCGCCAGGGCCCGGTGGAAGGGATGCCCGGCCGCCAGGGTGTCCGGCTCCAGCGGCAGGAGGCCGGGCAGGCTGTCGCCGTCCTCGAGATCCTGGAAATGGTAGAGCGTCGCGCCGCTGCTGGGATACCAGCGCCCGAGCGCGGCGAGGAGGCGGCCGAGGCCGCTGAGGATGCCCGGCTGGCGGCCATGGAGGCGAAGCACGGCGAGAACCTCGCGCAGGCGCTCCAGCGGCGGCTCCGGCAGGGGGATCGCCGCCGCCGCGGGCGGCGGCGGCGCTGCCCTCCGCTCCGCGGTCGGCGCCCCGAGGGCCCGGCGGAGCACGAGGCGGTAGCGCTCCCCGGCGCGGGCGAAGACGTAATCGCCGCCCCCATCGCGCGCGTAGACGCCGCGCGCGACCAAGCGCTCGGCCAGTTCGAGGGCCAGAGCTCGCTCGAGCTCGGGGTCGCTGCCGCGCAGAGCGCGGTCCAGCTGCTCCCGCTCCGCGGGCTGCAGGGCCTCGCGGGGCAGCAGATGCTCGAGAAAATAGCGGCTGCTGCGCTGGAGGCGGCTCATCCCGGGATCAGTACATCCTTCTCAAGTGACAATATGCCAATCGGCTACTGCTTTGACTTGAAGTATACACTCAGGTAGCACTCGCGGGTCAACCCCCCGCTCCCGAGAGTGATTCTTGGTTGCCAGATCTGCCCGGCTGCTTCTAGACTTGCCCGCCCGGCAGGTCTTCCCCTTGCTGAACGCGCACCGGGGCTCCGGCACCGC
This region of bacterium genomic DNA includes:
- a CDS encoding GGDEF domain-containing protein, producing MSRLQRSSRYFLEHLLPREALQPAEREQLDRALRGSDPELERALALELAERLVARGVYARDGGGDYVFARAGERYRLVLRRALGAPTAERRAAPPPPAAAAIPLPEPPLERLREVLAVLRLHGRQPGILSGLGRLLAALGRWYPSSGATLYHFQDLEDGDSLPGLLPLEPDTLAAGHPFHRALAGSGLLALAADAPGQGSFPAAGAATREGHWLLLPLRLPSEDGSLPWGLLELRLPPGPLPASLPAELGLLGEALSELVHNHRVLAGVVYVDGLTQVYNRSFLDLQLPVEVERATRNSESLAMLVVDLDDFKQINDRHGHEAGDGVLREFGGLLQRTLRRVDLVFRFGGEEFVVLLPRLDEESALRAAERLRLAVAEG